In a genomic window of Brassica rapa cultivar Chiifu-401-42 chromosome A10, CAAS_Brap_v3.01, whole genome shotgun sequence:
- the LOC103847305 gene encoding zinc finger protein ZAT6, translating into MALEALSSPRLASPVPTLFQDSAVGFHGSKGKRSKRSRSEFDRSLTEDEYIALCLMLLARDGNRTRHLPSSSSSPPLLPTLTSTHLHKCSVCDKAFSSYQALGGHKASHRKNSSQTQSSGGDEKSTSSAITIASHGGGGGGSVKSHVCSICNKSFATGQALGGHKRCHYEGKNGSSSEGVGSTSHVSSGSHHHHRGFDLNIPPIPEFSTVNGEEEVMSPMPTKKLRLE; encoded by the coding sequence ATGGCACTTGAAGCTCTAAGTTCGCCAAGATTAGCTTCTCCGGTTCCAACTCTGTTTCAAGATTCTGCTGTTGGCTTCCATGGTAGCAAAGGCAAACGATCTAAGCGGTCAAGATCCGAGTTCGACCGCAGTCTCACTGAGGATGAGTATATCGCTTTGTGTCTCATGCTTCTTGCTCGCGACGGGAATCGAACCCGCCACctgccttcttcttcttcctcgccgCCTCTGCTTCCTACTCTTACTTCTACTCATCTCCACAAGTGCAGCGTCTGCGACAAGGCGTTTTCTTCTTACCAGGCTCTCGGTGGGCACAAGGCGAGTCACCGGAAAAACTCATCGCAGACTCAGTCTAGCGGAGGAGATGAGAAATCCACGTCGTCGGCGATAACCATCGCGAGCcacggcggcggcggaggaggaagTGTGAAATCTCACGTTTGCTCGATCTGCAACAAGTCTTTCGCGACAGGTCAAGCGCTCGGGGGCCACAAACGGTGCCACTACGAAGGCAAGAACGGGAGCAGCAGCGAAGGTGTGGGGTCCACAAGCCACGTCAGCAGCGGCAGCCATCACCACCACCGTGGGTTTGACCTCAACATCCCGCCGATACCGGAATTCTCGACGGTCAACGGAGAAGAAGAGGTGATGAGCCCCATGCCGACCAAGAAACTGAGGCTCGAGTAG